The following coding sequences are from one Vulpes vulpes isolate BD-2025 chromosome 12, VulVul3, whole genome shotgun sequence window:
- the LOC112920412 gene encoding uncharacterized protein — MCLDSDPVICPVNRALLGMVTWKSHWRQELHPGLSIWPPAGYSHLHPQMMRLDVLSGSRGRSRSHLYRGLCIARGRRGARAARAPPRRSSPPTPAAFCADSTGGGGRRGGALPSGETGSRVRAHQAAPAPPSPDPAPEGVGRLGPQEPRPRWPRPRQLPEPRRRRARACFPASLIHCSPLRAQLAPLHLAWSLLAGPKLASPARLQRAPEPDCGCSPRRFPRFLLRARALAEELTLVGSSGNGDGDPGLIGPKGKRNREQEDVLKSLLPSSL, encoded by the exons ATGTGTTTAGATTCAGACCCCGTCATTTGCCCTGTGAATAGGGCCCTTCTGGGGATGGTTACTTGGAAGTCTCACTGGAGGCAGGAGCTGCATCCAGGCCTCTCCATCTGGCCACCAGCTGGCTATTCCCACCTGCATCCCCAGATGATGAGGTTGGATGTTCTAA GCGGGTCCCGGGGGCGCTCAAGGTCCCACCTCTACCGGGGCCTCTGCATCGCCCGCGGGCGCCGGGGCGCGAGAGCAGCGCGCGCACCTCCCCGCCGCAGCTCCCCTCCCACGCCGGCGGCCTTCTGCGCAGACtccaccggggggggggggcggagggggggagcCCTCCCGAGCGGGGAGACGGGATCCCGAGTCCGCGCCCACCAAGCAGCACCCGCCCCTCCGAGCCCAGACCCCGCACCCGAGGGCGTCGGGAGACTCGGGCCGCAGGAACCCCGCCcacgctggccccgcccccgccagctGCCCGAGCCGCGCCGGCGCCGCGCCCGGGCCTGTTTCCCCGCGTCTCTGATTCACTGCAGCCCCCTCCGTGCACAACTGGCGCCCTTGCACCTGGCGTGGTCGCTCCTCGCCGGGCCAAAGCTGGCGTCCCCCGCCCGCTTGCAGCGCGCTCCGGAGCCCGACTGCGGCTGCTCCCCGCGGAGGTTTCCTCGTTTCCTTCTCAGAGCGAGAGCTCTAGCAGAGGAGCTGACCCTGGTGGGATCGTCCGGTAATGGAGATGGAGACCCTGGCCTGATCGGGCCAAAAGGAAAGAG
- the TRIM38 gene encoding LOW QUALITY PROTEIN: E3 ubiquitin-protein ligase TRIM38 (The sequence of the model RefSeq protein was modified relative to this genomic sequence to represent the inferred CDS: inserted 3 bases in 2 codons; substituted 1 base at 1 genomic stop codon), translating to MASAPITKRMKGEATCAICLQLMSEPMSISCGHSYCTLCIISFLENLGHAEPSPNMFPCPHCRASFQLSSLRPXKQLGSLMEAIKEMEHEMSCEEHGEHLHLFCEDESQLICWRCERSPRHKEHHTALIEDVSQDYKEKLQNAVTNLKQLEEECMKWKVFTTKQISEWNEKIEIQKQKIQSDFKNLQSFLLEEEKSYLWRMEKEREQTLGRLXDNEATLEQKNQELKSHILELEEKCHGSAQKLLXDVKDTLHRSWAVTLEIPEAHSLEPHTVCSVSELYFDVKKMLQSYQVSVTLDPDTAHHELILSEDRRQVTHGYLQDNLKNSSKRFSVLPCILGCESFTSGRYYFEVDVGEGNGWDLGICLDSVQRDVGVIQKPQSGFWAIRLCKKKGYVALTSPLTSLYLREQPLVVGIFLDCDIGVVSFYNMTPGSHIFTFSKTSFSDTVRPYFWVYQHSPLFLPPPDE from the exons ATGGCTTCTGCCCCAATCACCAAGAGGATGAAGGGGGAAGCCACATGTGCTATCTGCCTTCAACTAATGTCTGAGCCTATGAGCATCAGCTGTGGACATAGCTACTGCACACTGTGCATCATCAGCTTCCTTGAGAACCTAGGCCACGCAGAACCATCGCCAAATATGTTCCCCTGTCCCCACTGCCGGGCTTCATTTCAGTTGTCCAGCCTCCGGC GTAAGCAACTGGGAAGTCTCATGGAAGCCATCAAGGAGATGGAACATGAAATGTCATGTGAGGAACACGGAGAGCACCTCCATCTCTTCTGCGAAGACGAGAGCCAGCTCATATGCTGGCGCTGTGAGCGGTCACCGCGGCACAAGGAGCACCACACAGCTCTCATCGAAGATGTGTCCCAAGACTACAAG GAAAAGCTTCAGAATGCTGTGACAAATTTGAAGCAACTAGAAGAGGAATGTATGAAATGGAAGGTGTTCACAACAAAGCAAATAAGTGAATGGAAT GAGAAGATAGagattcagaaacaaaaaattcagtcTGACTTTAAGAATCTTCAGAGCTTCCTGCTAGAAGAGGAGAAGTCTTATCTCTGGagaatggagaaagagagagagcagactctAGGGAGACT AGATAATGAGGCCACTCTGGAACAGAAGAATCAAGAGCTCAAGAGTCACATCCTGGAACTAGAGGAGAAATGTCATGGGTCAGCCCAGAAGTTGCTATAG GATGTGAAAGACACTTTGCACAG GAGTTGGGCTGTGACGCTGGAAATACCAGAGGCCCACTCTTTGGAACCTCATACTGTGTGCAGTGTTTCTGAGCTATATTTTGATGTGAAGAAAATGTTACAGAGCTATCAAG tcagtgtGACCCTGGATCCAGATACAGCTCATCATGAGCTAATTCTGTCTGAGGATCGGAGACAAGTGACTCACGGATACCTCCAGGACAATCTGAAAAATTCTTCTAAGAGATTTAGTGTCTTACCCTGTATCCTGGGCTGTGAAAGCTTCACCTCAGGAAGATATTACTTTGAAGTGGACGTGGGAGAAGGAAATGGGTGGGACTTAGGAATCTGTTTGGATAGTGTTCAGAGGGACGTTGGTGTGATACAAAAGCCTCAGTCTGGATTCTGGGCCATTAGACTATGCAAAAAGAAAGGCTACGTAGCACTTACCTCTCCCCTAACTTCCCTTTATCTGAGGGAGCAGCCCCTGGTTGTGGGGATTTTTTTGGACTGTGATATTGGAGTTGTATCCTTTTACAACATGACACCTGGATCCCACATCTTTACCTTCTCAAAGACCTCCTTCTCGGATACTGTGCGGCCCTATTTCTGGGTTTATCAACATTCTCCTTTGTTTCTGCCTCCCCCAGATGagtaa